TTCCTATCGGGCATGGTGGAGAACTTCTCCCGCGGCGTGAGCGTCCTCTACGTCGCTGCCACCGTGATCTTCCTGGCAGCGTCTCGCTGGCCGTTCCATCGCATGCTCGACCGGATGGCGAACCGCGGCGTGATCGGGCAGCGAATCGCCTTTTACGGTGCGGATCCGGGGTCGATCGAGGCCATCCGCAAGGTGCTGGCGGCAAGCAACCTTAGCCACCTCCACTTCGTCGGCGTGGCCGACGACCGCCCCAAGCTGCCAGATATCCCCGAACTTCGCTTCATTGGCGGAAGCGACGAGCTGGCGACCATGGCCCGCGCCGGCGAGGTCGACCAGGTCCTGATCAGCGTCCGCAATCTCCCCCCTGCCCGCCTCCACGAGATCATGGAGCGGCTGAATTCCGTGTGCGTCGACATTTCGTTGATCCCCGACCAGGCGATCGACCTTGCGCCCGATTATCGGGTCCGCCTGATCGGCACCTTGCCGGTCCTGACCGTGTGGCAGCGCCCGTGGCGGGACGTCAGCGGAATGCTCAAGCGGACCGAAGATGTGATCCTCGCCGTGCTGGCGCTGATCGCGGTGTCGCCGATCATGCTGATTTCGGCCCTGCTGATCCGGCTGACCAGCGCCGGGCCGGTGCTGTTCGTGCAGCCGCGGGTCGGGTTCAACAACGAGGTCATCCACGTCCTCAAGTTCCGCTCCATGTATGCGGCGCAGACCGATCTGGTGGGCCTTCAGACCACCACCAAGGCAGACCCGCGAATCACATCCGTCGGAAAGATTCTGCGCCGCCTCAGCATCGACGAGCTGCCGCAGCTATTGAACGTCCTGCGCGGCGACATGTCGATGGTCGGTCCGCGCCCGCATGCGACCCACATGCGGGTCGGCGACCTGTTCTACCAAGAAGCGGTCAAGGGCTATGCCGGGCGCCACCGGGTCAAGCCGGGGATCACCGGGCTGGCCCAGGTCAAGGGCCTGCGGGGCGAGATCCGGACGCTCGAGCGCGCCCGCCGGCGGGTCGAACTCGACCAGCAATACATCAATCAATGGTCGGTGTGGCTCGATCTGTGGATTCTGATGCTGACCGTCAGGGCCGTATTCCTCGATGCCGATGCCTACTGAACGGGTGCCGTTCGTCGGCGTAGGGTTCGACCGGCTGACCATGGCCGAGGTGCTGGCGCGCCTGTCGGCCGTCACGAGCGCCACGCCCTATGGCTATGTGGTCACGCCCAACGTCGACCATGTCGTGCGGCTGGACGATTCGGCGCAGGCGGCGGAGCTTGAGCCGCTCTACCGGGGGGCCGACCTCAGCCTGTGCGATAGCCGGATCATCGCGCATCTGGCGCGCGCCCGCGGGTTGTCGCTTCCGGTCGTCCCCGGCAGCGACCTGACGCCGAGCCTGTTCGAGCAGGTCATCCGGCCGGGCGACCGGATCGCCATCGTCGGCGGGGACAAGGAGATGGTCGCCGACCTGGGTCGCCGCTATCCGGGCGTCGAACTGGTCCACTACGAGCCGCCGATGGGCCTGCGCCGCAACGCTGTTGCA
Above is a window of Sphingomonas glaciei DNA encoding:
- a CDS encoding exopolysaccharide biosynthesis polyprenyl glycosylphosphotransferase: MIAPPDEDILLEEAAPYAAAAARPRAPNVTATGTRFTSNIVGPLLFLRDMLCFLLAFPAALFIYDGLFAQSLVPSVHFFAATAMLGSFILLRVSKDSYLQNLFTLNERGDSAVFDALLGGLVATALVFLSGMVENFSRGVSVLYVAATVIFLAASRWPFHRMLDRMANRGVIGQRIAFYGADPGSIEAIRKVLAASNLSHLHFVGVADDRPKLPDIPELRFIGGSDELATMARAGEVDQVLISVRNLPPARLHEIMERLNSVCVDISLIPDQAIDLAPDYRVRLIGTLPVLTVWQRPWRDVSGMLKRTEDVILAVLALIAVSPIMLISALLIRLTSAGPVLFVQPRVGFNNEVIHVLKFRSMYAAQTDLVGLQTTTKADPRITSVGKILRRLSIDELPQLLNVLRGDMSMVGPRPHATHMRVGDLFYQEAVKGYAGRHRVKPGITGLAQVKGLRGEIRTLERARRRVELDQQYINQWSVWLDLWILMLTVRAVFLDADAY
- a CDS encoding WecB/TagA/CpsF family glycosyltransferase — its product is MPMPTERVPFVGVGFDRLTMAEVLARLSAVTSATPYGYVVTPNVDHVVRLDDSAQAAELEPLYRGADLSLCDSRIIAHLARARGLSLPVVPGSDLTPSLFEQVIRPGDRIAIVGGDKEMVADLGRRYPGVELVHYEPPMGLRRNAVARTEAARFIAEARARFTFIAVGSPQQEMIAGAVRAFPQATGMALCIGASLDFITERQRRAPRIMQRLSIEWVHRLASDPKRMWRRYLVEGPRIFLLAARHRGGTAVR